Proteins encoded within one genomic window of Brassica rapa cultivar Chiifu-401-42 chromosome A09, CAAS_Brap_v3.01, whole genome shotgun sequence:
- the LOC103841421 gene encoding ribulose-1,5 bisphosphate carboxylase/oxygenase large subunit N-methyltransferase, chloroplastic isoform X2 translates to MIEINAGQNSRWFPYISRLPQLSDMHSTIFWDENEFSMIRCSAVHKETVKQKARIEREFSLVSQAFKEHLTSAIERPSLENFMYAYTLVGSRAWETSRGISLIPFADFMNHDGLSASIVLTDEGNQLSEVTADRDYSPGDEVLIRYGEFSNATLMLDFGFTLPYNTHDEVQIQMDIPNDDPLRNMKLGLLQTHYTRSVKDINIFHSSYDTFTIKEVKSATGKGIPQSLRAFARLLSCTSPQELNDLSKEAEQNDGRLARLPFKDRSRELEAHKIILAHINSLIVDHSVCIKELGASNFRFESQRLTVRRQMARELIFGELRVLRSAAEWLIHYCTNLFSAP, encoded by the exons ATGATCGAGATAAACGCTGGTCAA AACTCTCGATGGTTTCCTTATATCAGCCGACTTCCTCAGCTTTCAGATATGCACAGCACG ATCTTTTGGGATGAAAATGAGTTCAGCATGATTCGTTGTAGCGCAGTTCACAAGGAAACTGTAAAACAAAAAGCTCGGATAGAAAGGGAATTCTCACTTGTATCACAA GCATTCAAGGAACATCTTACCAGTGCCATTGAACGCCCATCTCTGGAAAATTTCATGTATGCATATACATTAG TGGGATCACGTGCATGGGAAACCTCGAGAGGCATATCACTG ATTCCGTTTGCAGATTTCATGAACCATGATGGACTTTCTGCATCGATCGTCTTGACTGATGAAGGCAACCAACTATCTGAG GTCACTGCAGATCGTGACTACAGTCCTGGTGACGAG GTTCTCATTAGGTATGGAGAATTCTCAAATGCTACACTCATGTTGGATTTTGGATTTACCCTTCCTTACAACACTCATGACGAG GTTCAAATCCAAATGGATATACCAAATGATGACCCTCTCCGCAACATGAAGCTGGGACTTCTCCAGACCCACTACACAAGAAGTGTCAAAGATATCAATATCTTTCACTCTTCTTATGATACTTTCACAATCAA GGAAGTGAAATCAGCTACAGGGAAAGGAATTCCTCAGTCTCTCCGAGCATTTGCACGTCTTCTCTCTTGTACCTCTCCTCAAG AGCTAAATGATTTGTCAAAAGAAGCTGAGCAAAATGATGGCCGGCTAGCTCGGCTTCCCTTTAAAGACAGGAGCAGAGAGTTGGAGGCACATAAGATCATCTTGGCTCATATCAACAGTTTAATTGTGGATCATAGTGTTTGCATCAAG GAACTAGGAGCATCTAATTTCCGTTTTGAATCACAAAGGCTTACTGTTAGAAGGCAGATGGCAAGAGAGCTCATCTTTGGGGAGCTTCGTGTTCTGAGATCTGCAGCTGAATGGCTTATTCATTATTGCACAAACTTGTTTTCAGCACCTTAA
- the LOC108869892 gene encoding agamous-like MADS-box protein AGL93, which yields MDSSSSRNKKVKLSVRKQTLFKKSSTNLLMRQETILKKAGELSTLCGNEICVIHYDRVGNLVRTWPEDESQVQDIAQRYSKLTDEEKQKKSTNLSKFLNKKMHDEKKRYPVEFSQKVQDLEGSLVYKLQLLQDMMLRDDHHAEPDQSITNLLRNGSTSTEQDLSRGDDVYNSTATGSLNHPSKYSIFMFNHENATLTQLPRSSLDQSLIPSYYNNLNDSRTLLGAQGFNDNNNLSTTQGFFNFGYDNNALPGEQVNFGYYNSLLGTQGFGGYDNNLNYMMV from the coding sequence atggattcttcttcttcgagaAACAAGAAGGTCAAATTGTCAGTGAGAAAGCAAACCCTTTTCAAGAAATCATCGACCAATTTGTTGATGAGACAAGAAACGATTCTGAAAAAAGCTGGCGAGCTCTCCACTCTCTGCGGTAACGAAATTTGCGTTATCCATTATGACCGTGTCGGTAACCTCGTCAGAACTTGGCCCGAAGATGAGTCCCAAGTCCAAGACATTGCCCAAAGATACAGCAAACTCACCGacgaagaaaaacaaaagaagagcacCAATCTTTCAAAGTTCCTGAACAAGAAGATGCACGACGAGAAGAAGAGATATCCAGTTGAATTCTCGCAAAAAGTGCAAGATCTTGAAGGTTCCTTGGTATATAAGTTACAGCTATTACAAGACATGATGCTTCGTGACGATCATCACGCCGAGCCAGATCAGAGCATTACtaatcttctcaggaatggttcAACAAGTACCGAGCAAGACCTGAGTCGTGGTGATGATGTTTACAACTCCACTGCAACCGGTTCTTTGAATCATCCGAGTAAATATTCAATCTTTATGTTTAACCATGAAAACGCTACTTTAACACAATTGCCTCGCTCAAGCCTTGACCAATCGTTGATTCCCTCTTATTACAACAATCTCAATGACAGTAGGACTTTGCTTGGGGCACAAGGCTTCAACGACAACAACAATCTCAGTACTACGCAAGGCTTCTTCAACTTTGGCTATGACAACAATGCTTTACCTGGGGAACAAGTTAACTTTGGATACTACAACAGTCTTCTTGGTACACAAGGGTTTGGTGGATATGACAACAATCTCAACTACATGATGGTGTGA
- the LOC103841423 gene encoding protein MAEA homolog isoform X2, giving the protein MEIDDPVTNGNTDAVMTESAPPFTPSPPVPASRLGQLTESLKLEHQLLRVPFEHYKKTIRANHRYLEKEVTSVVSSVGDLADNNWSKDVTVSRLTSLVSRLQGLKRKLEEGSNVENLQAQRCRARIDHLDSADAENITEWNNTKLKRILVDYMLRMSYFETASKLSESCNILDLVDIDIFREAKKVIDALKRREVASALAWCADNKTRLKKSKSKFEFQLRLQEFIELVRADSYKQAIHYARKHLTPWGATHMNELQRVLATLAFKSTTECTKYKVLFELGQWDVLVNQFKQEFCKLYGMTMEPLLNIYLQAGLSALKTPYGFEEGCTKEDPLSQESFRKLALPLPYSKQEHSKLVCYISKELMDTENPPLVFPNGYVYSTKALKKMADKNRGEVKCPRTGLVCNYTDLVKAYIS; this is encoded by the exons ATGGAAATCGATGATCCCGTAACCAACGGAAACACCGACGCCGTGATGACGGAATCCGCCCCTCCGTTCACTCCGTCGCCTCCCGTCCCGGCGTCGAGATTGGGTCAATTGACGGAATCGCTCAAGCTCGAGCACCAGCTCCTCCGCGTACCGTTCGAGCATTACAAGAAAACGATCCGCGCCAATCACCGCTACTTGGAGAAAGAGGTCACCTCCGTTGTCTCCAGCGTCGGAGATTTGGCCGATAACAATTGGTCCAAAGACGTCACCGTTTCGCGTCTCACCAGCCTCGTTTCTCGGCTGCAAGGCCTCAAACGAAAG TTGGAAGAAGGGAGCAATGTGGAGAATCTGCAGGCTCAGAGATGCCGTGCTCGCATTGAtcatttggattcagcagatGCTGAAAATATCACTGAATGGAATAACACGAAACTGAAACGGATTCTTGTGGACTACATGCTGCGGATGTCGTATTTCGAGACCGCTTCAAAGCTTTCAGAAAGCTGCAATATTTTG gacCTTGTGGACATTGACATATTTCGAGAAGCTAAGAAGGTGATTGACGCTCTTAAACGTAGGGAGGTTGCTTCTGCACTGGCATGGTGTGCTGATAATAAAACACGGTTGAAGAAGTCAAAG AGCAAATTTGAGTTCCAACTAAGGCTGCAAGAGTTCATCGAGTTGGTACGAGCTGACAGCTACAAACAAGCAATCCATTATGCTAGAAAGCATCTGACACCATGGGGAGCAACCCATATGAACGAATTGCAGCGTGTCCTGGCCACCTTGGCTTTTAAAAGTACTACCGAATGCACAAAATACAAG GTTTTGTTTGAACTAGGGCAGTGGGATGTTTTAGTTAATCAGTTTAAACAAGAATTTTGCAAGTTATATGGTATGACAATGGAGCCATTATTGAACATCTACTTACAAGCAGGCTTGTCTGCACTGAAAACTCC ATATGGTTTTGAAGAAGGGTGTACCAAGGAGGACCCACTCTCACAAGAGAGCTTCCGGAAGCTAGCTCTGCCTCTACCGTACTCCAAGCAAGAACATTCAAAGCTTGTTTGCTATATTTCCAAGGAGCTAATGGACACAGAGAACCCACCACTCGTGTTTCCCAATGGCTACGTCTACAGCACCAAG GCTCTCAAGAAAATGGCGGACAAGAACAGAGGTGAAGTAAAATGTCCGAGGACAGGGCTTGTCTGCAACTACACGGACTTAGTTAAGGCATACATATCATGA
- the LOC103841421 gene encoding ribulose-1,5 bisphosphate carboxylase/oxygenase large subunit N-methyltransferase, chloroplastic isoform X1, whose translation MLLSCPTVKLIVFQQRRTFTSSLAKRFSFNAQPLTESQAQAALDKECIDFLPWLEQVAGAKITNTLSIGKSPYGRALFASKVIHAGDCILKVPFNAQITPDELPTDIKVSLTDEVGNIGKLAALVMIEINAGQNSRWFPYISRLPQLSDMHSTIFWDENEFSMIRCSAVHKETVKQKARIEREFSLVSQAFKEHLTSAIERPSLENFMYAYTLVGSRAWETSRGISLIPFADFMNHDGLSASIVLTDEGNQLSEVTADRDYSPGDEVLIRYGEFSNATLMLDFGFTLPYNTHDEVQIQMDIPNDDPLRNMKLGLLQTHYTRSVKDINIFHSSYDTFTIKEVKSATGKGIPQSLRAFARLLSCTSPQELNDLSKEAEQNDGRLARLPFKDRSRELEAHKIILAHINSLIVDHSVCIKELGASNFRFESQRLTVRRQMARELIFGELRVLRSAAEWLIHYCTNLFSAP comes from the exons ATGTTATTGAGCTGTCCGACGGTGAAGCTGATTGTGTTCCAGCAACGGCGCACTTTCACCTCTTCTTTAGCAAAGCGTTTCAGCTTCAATGCACAACCACTCACAGAGTCTCAAGCTcag GCTGCTTTGGATAAGGAGTGCATTGATTTCTTACCTTGGTTAGAGCAAGTTGCTGGAGCCAAGATAACTAACACTCTTTCCATTGGTAAATCCCCCTATGGCAG GGCCTTGTTTGCCTCAAAAGTAATCCATGCCGGGGACTGCATTCTTAAAGTCCCTTTTAATGCG CAAATAACTCCGGATGAGCTTCCAACTGATATCAAAGTTTCATTGACCGATGAAGTTGGAAACATAGGAAAGCTTGCTGCTCTTGTTATGATCGAGATAAACGCTGGTCAA AACTCTCGATGGTTTCCTTATATCAGCCGACTTCCTCAGCTTTCAGATATGCACAGCACG ATCTTTTGGGATGAAAATGAGTTCAGCATGATTCGTTGTAGCGCAGTTCACAAGGAAACTGTAAAACAAAAAGCTCGGATAGAAAGGGAATTCTCACTTGTATCACAA GCATTCAAGGAACATCTTACCAGTGCCATTGAACGCCCATCTCTGGAAAATTTCATGTATGCATATACATTAG TGGGATCACGTGCATGGGAAACCTCGAGAGGCATATCACTG ATTCCGTTTGCAGATTTCATGAACCATGATGGACTTTCTGCATCGATCGTCTTGACTGATGAAGGCAACCAACTATCTGAG GTCACTGCAGATCGTGACTACAGTCCTGGTGACGAG GTTCTCATTAGGTATGGAGAATTCTCAAATGCTACACTCATGTTGGATTTTGGATTTACCCTTCCTTACAACACTCATGACGAG GTTCAAATCCAAATGGATATACCAAATGATGACCCTCTCCGCAACATGAAGCTGGGACTTCTCCAGACCCACTACACAAGAAGTGTCAAAGATATCAATATCTTTCACTCTTCTTATGATACTTTCACAATCAA GGAAGTGAAATCAGCTACAGGGAAAGGAATTCCTCAGTCTCTCCGAGCATTTGCACGTCTTCTCTCTTGTACCTCTCCTCAAG AGCTAAATGATTTGTCAAAAGAAGCTGAGCAAAATGATGGCCGGCTAGCTCGGCTTCCCTTTAAAGACAGGAGCAGAGAGTTGGAGGCACATAAGATCATCTTGGCTCATATCAACAGTTTAATTGTGGATCATAGTGTTTGCATCAAG GAACTAGGAGCATCTAATTTCCGTTTTGAATCACAAAGGCTTACTGTTAGAAGGCAGATGGCAAGAGAGCTCATCTTTGGGGAGCTTCGTGTTCTGAGATCTGCAGCTGAATGGCTTATTCATTATTGCACAAACTTGTTTTCAGCACCTTAA
- the LOC103841424 gene encoding uncharacterized protein LOC103841424, with translation MGNFVSNSQNNNQHESRDDVSLRSKESQYRGKLWECMKAHSDYYQPIIAAVESAKKAVRKEAQAVMAPSSVGRDVMEWRKDPKVREEVDKYYDFMERGACKESWIALAQCWYAADCVKEDKDKLMFMLCECVEAHSDYYHPVLEPASKVAEEQLFKELEAFVLTSSDQPKVGEDELTERILEFMNGGDCKESFTPWLDIIIEEAEAEAAASS, from the coding sequence ATGGGGAATTTCGTTTCCAATTCTCAAAACAACAACCAACATGAATCGAGAGACGATGTGTCATTGAGAAGCAAAGAATCACAATATAGAGGGAAGCTGTGGGAGTGTATGAAGGCACACTCTGATTACTATCAGCCAATTATCGCTGCGGTAGAATCTGCTAAGAAAGCGGTACGTAAGGAAGCCCAAGCCGTCATGGCACCCTCATCTGTTGGACGAGATGTAATGGAGTGGAGAAAAGACCCAAAGGTGAGAGAGGAAGTAGACAAGTATTATGATTTCATGGAACGAGGTGCTTGTAAAGAATCATGGATAGCTTTAGCACAATGTTGGTATGCGGCAGATTGCGTTAAGGAAGACAAGGATAAGCTTATGTTCATGTTATGTGAATGTGTGGAGGCTCACTCTGATTACTATCATCCAGTTCTCGAGCCAGCTTCTAAAGTTGCTGAAGAACAGTTGTTTAAAGAATTAGAAGCCTTCGTCTTAACGTCTTCGGATCAACCAAAGGTAGGGGAGGACGAATTAACAGAGCGGATCTTGGAGTTCATGAATGGAGGTGATTGCAAAGAATCATTCACGCCTTGGTTAGATATCATTATCGAGGAAGCAGAAGCTGAAGCTGCTGCAAGCTCATGA
- the LOC103841423 gene encoding protein MAEA homolog isoform X1 → MSCTGIHSLKDKKPTLSRFGLDQTGRFDVPRITETCHYTTTTFSTPVVISSPITTTRQLNLNKVLVAMEIDDPVTNGNTDAVMTESAPPFTPSPPVPASRLGQLTESLKLEHQLLRVPFEHYKKTIRANHRYLEKEVTSVVSSVGDLADNNWSKDVTVSRLTSLVSRLQGLKRKLEEGSNVENLQAQRCRARIDHLDSADAENITEWNNTKLKRILVDYMLRMSYFETASKLSESCNILDLVDIDIFREAKKVIDALKRREVASALAWCADNKTRLKKSKSKFEFQLRLQEFIELVRADSYKQAIHYARKHLTPWGATHMNELQRVLATLAFKSTTECTKYKVLFELGQWDVLVNQFKQEFCKLYGMTMEPLLNIYLQAGLSALKTPYGFEEGCTKEDPLSQESFRKLALPLPYSKQEHSKLVCYISKELMDTENPPLVFPNGYVYSTKALKKMADKNRGEVKCPRTGLVCNYTDLVKAYIS, encoded by the exons CCACTATACAACGACGACGTTTTCAACTCCAGTAGTTATTTCTTCTCCCATCACCACCACAAGGCAATTAAATCTAAACAAAGTTCTCGTTGCCATGGAAATCGATGATCCCGTAACCAACGGAAACACCGACGCCGTGATGACGGAATCCGCCCCTCCGTTCACTCCGTCGCCTCCCGTCCCGGCGTCGAGATTGGGTCAATTGACGGAATCGCTCAAGCTCGAGCACCAGCTCCTCCGCGTACCGTTCGAGCATTACAAGAAAACGATCCGCGCCAATCACCGCTACTTGGAGAAAGAGGTCACCTCCGTTGTCTCCAGCGTCGGAGATTTGGCCGATAACAATTGGTCCAAAGACGTCACCGTTTCGCGTCTCACCAGCCTCGTTTCTCGGCTGCAAGGCCTCAAACGAAAG TTGGAAGAAGGGAGCAATGTGGAGAATCTGCAGGCTCAGAGATGCCGTGCTCGCATTGAtcatttggattcagcagatGCTGAAAATATCACTGAATGGAATAACACGAAACTGAAACGGATTCTTGTGGACTACATGCTGCGGATGTCGTATTTCGAGACCGCTTCAAAGCTTTCAGAAAGCTGCAATATTTTG gacCTTGTGGACATTGACATATTTCGAGAAGCTAAGAAGGTGATTGACGCTCTTAAACGTAGGGAGGTTGCTTCTGCACTGGCATGGTGTGCTGATAATAAAACACGGTTGAAGAAGTCAAAG AGCAAATTTGAGTTCCAACTAAGGCTGCAAGAGTTCATCGAGTTGGTACGAGCTGACAGCTACAAACAAGCAATCCATTATGCTAGAAAGCATCTGACACCATGGGGAGCAACCCATATGAACGAATTGCAGCGTGTCCTGGCCACCTTGGCTTTTAAAAGTACTACCGAATGCACAAAATACAAG GTTTTGTTTGAACTAGGGCAGTGGGATGTTTTAGTTAATCAGTTTAAACAAGAATTTTGCAAGTTATATGGTATGACAATGGAGCCATTATTGAACATCTACTTACAAGCAGGCTTGTCTGCACTGAAAACTCC ATATGGTTTTGAAGAAGGGTGTACCAAGGAGGACCCACTCTCACAAGAGAGCTTCCGGAAGCTAGCTCTGCCTCTACCGTACTCCAAGCAAGAACATTCAAAGCTTGTTTGCTATATTTCCAAGGAGCTAATGGACACAGAGAACCCACCACTCGTGTTTCCCAATGGCTACGTCTACAGCACCAAG GCTCTCAAGAAAATGGCGGACAAGAACAGAGGTGAAGTAAAATGTCCGAGGACAGGGCTTGTCTGCAACTACACGGACTTAGTTAAGGCATACATATCATGA
- the LOC117127832 gene encoding agamous-like MADS-box protein AGL93, whose translation MHDEKKRFPIKFSQKVQELEGSLVGKLQLLQDILLREDQSIMSEQNHNFPNYSSVPDDQQQSESATSTEQDMSRGDVYNSAAATDQSKYSIFLFNHENASFTQLPHSLSSSLHQTYYNNLSDNRALLGGQGFNFGFGNNNVTTALPEEQVNFGYYNNSLNFGYDFNNLCT comes from the coding sequence ATGCACGACGAGAAGAAGAGATTTCCAATTAAATTCTCACAGAAAGTCCAAGAACTCGAAGGTTCCTTGGTGGGTAAGTTACAGCTATTACAAGACATACTTCTTCGTGAGGATCAGAGCATTATGTCCGAACAAAACCACAACTTTCCCAATTATTCTTCTGTTCCTGATGATCAACAACAGAGTGAATCAGCAACAAGTACCGAGCAAGACATGAGTCGTGGTGATGTTTATAACTCTGCCGCAGCAACTGATCAGAGTAAATATTCAATCTTTCTGTTTAACCATGAAAACGCTAGTTTTACTCAATTGCCTCACTCTCTTTCCTCAAGCCTTCATCAAACCTATTACAACAATCTCAGTGACAACAGGGCTTTGCTTGGGGGACAAGGCTTCAACTTTGGCTTTGGCAACAACAATGTCACTACTGCTTTACCTGAGGAGCAAGTTAACTTTGGATACTACAACAACAGTCTCAACTTTGGGTATGACTTCAACAATCTTTGTACATGA
- the LOC103841427 gene encoding ABC transporter G family member 18, whose translation MPRVSAESQEISFDGGSEPTLGELLKDFDVGDRKKTSGEDASTHHILDLTSPETRPVPFLLSFNNLSYDIVHRRRFDFSRGKPASVKTLLNDVSGEACDGDILAVLGASGAGKSTLIDALAGRVSSLRGTVTLNGEKILQTRLLKVISAYVMQDDLLFPMLTVKETLMFASEFRLPRSLSKSKKMERVQTLIDKLGLRNAADTIIGDEGHRGVSGGERRRVSIGIDIIHDPILLFLDEPTSGLDSTNAFMVVQVLKRIARSGSIVIMTIHQPSARVLDLLDRLIILSRGENVFSGSPTSLPQFLSDFGHPIPEKENITEFALDLVRQLEGSSEGTRELVEFNEKWQQNHSARATPMTTPYQALSLKESITASVSRGKLVSGSTSSDPISMDSVSSYANPPLVETFILAKRYMKNWIRTPELIGTRIATVMVTGLLLATIYWRLDNTPRGAQERMAFFAFGMSTMFYVCADNVPVFLKERFIFLRESTRNAYRISSYVISHSLVSLPQLLALSIAFAATTFWTVGLSGGLESFLYYCLIIYAGFWSGSSFVTFVSGLVPNVMISFMITIAYLSYCLLLGGFYINRDRIPVYWIWFHYISLLKYPYEAVLINEFDDPSRCFVRGVQVFDGTLLAKVPDAMKVKLLDTLSSSLGTTITESTCLRTGPDLLMQQGISQLSKWDCLWITLAWGLFFRILFYFSLLFGSKNKRT comes from the exons ATGCCACGTGTTTCTGCTGAATCCCAAGAAATATCATTCGACGGCGGCAGCGAACCGACGCTCGGAGAGCTCCTGAAAGATTTCGACGTAGGTGACCGGAAGAAAACCTCCGGCGAAGATGCTTCGACTCATCACATACTTGATCTCACTTCCCCTGAAACAAGACCCGTACCGTTTCTCTTGTCCTTCAACAACCTCAGCTACGACATCGTACATCGCCGGCGGTTTGACTTCTCTCGAGGAAAGCCAGCTTCAGTGAAAACTCTACTCAACGATGTTTCCGGCGAGGCTTGCGACGGAGACATCCTAGCCGTTCTCGGAGCAAGCGGAGCCGGAAAGTCCACGTTGATCGACGCGCTAGCTGGACGCGTGAGTAGCTTGAGAGGCACGGTAACTCTAAACGGAGAGAAGATCTTGCAAACTCGTTTGCTGAAAGTGATATCAGCTTACGTCATGCAAGACGATCTTTTGTTCCCGATGCTCACCGTCAAAGAAACTCTAATGTTCGCTTCAGAGTTTCGTCTCCCGAGAAGCTTGTCCAAGTCCAAGAAAATGGAGCGTGTTCAAACCCTAATAGACAAGTTAGGGCTTAGAAACGCGGCGGATACGATAATAGGAGACGAAGGTCACCGTGGAGTCTCCGGTGGAGAGCGGCGGCGCGTGTCGATAGGAATCGATATCATCCACGATCCTATCCTCTTGTTCCTTGATGAACCTACATCCGGGTTGGATTCAACCAATGCGTTTATGGTTGTGCAG GTTCTTAAACGTATAGCTAGGAGTGGTAGTATCGTAATTATGACAATACATCAACCTAGCGCTCGAGTCCTTGACTTGCTTGATCGTCTTATCATCTTATCTCGCGGCGAGAATGTTTTCAGCGGTTCTCCGACAAGTCTTCCTCAGTTCTTGTCTGATTTCGGACATCCTATCCCGGAGAAAGAGAACATAACCGAGTTCGCACTCGACCTAGTACGACAACTCGAAGGGTCCAGCGAAGGAACCAGAGAGTTAGTTGAGTTCAACGAGAAGTGGCAACAGAACCATTCTGCTcgagccacgccaatgaccacaCCTTACCAAGCCTTGTCTCTAAAAGAATCCATTACCGCAAGTGTTTCGAGAGGCAAGCTAGTCTCCGGTTCAACCAGTTCCGATCCAATTTCCATGGACTCTGTATCTTCATACGCAAACCCGCCACTGGTCGAGACCTTTATCTTAGCCAAACGGTACATGAAAAACTGGATCCGGACACCGGAGCTCATAGGGACACGGATCGCCACTGTCATGGTGACTGGTCTTCTCTTAGCTACTATATACTGGAGGCTTGACAACACTCCGAGAGGTGCACAAGAGAGGATGGCTTTCTTTGCATTTGGTATGTCAACAATGTTCTACGTCTGTGCGGACAACGTTCCTGTTTTTCTCAAAGAACGGTTCATTTTCTTGAGAGAGTCAACGCGCAACGCATACAGAATATCTTCGTATGTCATCTCTCACTCTCTTGTGTCTCTGCCTCAGCTACTTGCTCTCTCCATCGCATTTGCTGCGACCACGTTCTGGACAGTTGGTTTGAGCGGAGGACTAGAGAGCTTCCTCTATTACTGCCTCATAATCTACGCAGGCTTTTGGTCCGGATCCTCTTTTGTCACCTTTGTGTCCGGTTTGGTTCCGAATGTCATGATAAGTTTCATGATCACTATTGCCTATCTTTCCTACTGTCTACTCTTGGGTGGATTCTACATTAACCGGGATCGGATACCGGTTTACTGGATATGGTTTCATTACATTTCGTTGTTGAAGTATCCCTACGAAGCTGTCTTGATCAACGAGTTTGATGACCCATCTCGTTGTTTTGTTAGAGGAGTTCAAGTGTTTGATGGTACGCTTTTGGCGAAAGTGCCTGATGCGATGAAGGTTAAGCTCCTCGATACACTGAGTAGCTCTTTAGGAACAACGATAACGGAGTCCACATGCTTGAGAACAGGGCCTGACTTACTTATGCAGCAAGGTATTTCTCAGTTGAGCAAATGGGATTGTTTGTGGATTACGTTAGCTTGGGGTCTCTTCTTTAGGATCTTGTTTTACTTCTCCTTGCTGTTTGGAAGCAAGAATAAGAGGACGTGA